A genome region from Triticum aestivum cultivar Chinese Spring chromosome 2B, IWGSC CS RefSeq v2.1, whole genome shotgun sequence includes the following:
- the LOC123040682 gene encoding protein RALF-like 19: MASRALPLLLLVLAVAAVAAAPIVRASAEDGPRRRLLQDAGGNSTDTNGTAGYISYGALYASTVPCAYSGASYYNCRPGAEANPYERGCSAITQCRD; encoded by the coding sequence ATGGCATCCCGTGCTCTGCCTCTGCTCCTCCTCGTCctggccgtcgccgccgtcgcggcAGCGCCCATCGTCCGCGCGAGCGCCGAGGACGGCCCGAGGAGGCGGCTGCTGCAGGACGCCGGCGGCAACAGCACCGACACCAACGGCACGGCGGGGTACATCAGCTACGGCGCGCTGTACGCCAGCACGGTGCCGTGCGCCTACTCCGGCGCGTCCTACTACAACTGCCGCCCCGGCGCGGAGGCCAACCCCTACGAGCGCGGCTGCTCCGCCATCACGCAGTGCCGCGACTGA